The genomic window CTACGACCCGCCATCCACCTCCACGCGGTTCCGGCCGGCCTTCTTGGCCCGGTAGAGGGCCGCGTCGCTGCGCGCCAGGAGGTCCTCCAGGGGATCCCGCGCCTGGGCCTGGCTGGAGGCGAGCCCCACGCTGACGGTGTAGGGCACCGTGACGCCACCGGCGTGGGCGACCTCCTCGCGGATGCGCTCGGCCACGTGGAGGCCCTCGGCCAGGGAGGAATTGGGCAGGAGGAGGACGAACTCCTCCCCGCCGTACCGGCAGTGGAGGTCGAATTCCCGGATCGTGCGGCGCAGCACCTCGGCCAGATGCTGGATCACGAGGTCCCCCGCGGCGTGGCCGTGCCGGTCGTTGACGGCCTTGAAGTGGTCGATGTCGATGAACAGGACGGAGGCCTCCAGGCCGTACCGCTGGTGGTAGGCCAGGACGCGGGCGGCCTGGGACGTGAAGGTCCGCCGGTTGGAAAGGCCCGTGAGGGAGTCCTGGGTGGCCAGCTCCCGGAGCTCGCGGTCCGCGTCCTCCTTGGCGATGAGCAGGACCACCGCCCCCCCGACCACCATCATGAGGATCAGGAGGAAGAAGGTGAGGCTCTGCACCAGGCCGGTGGAGAACAGGTTGAAGGTGCTGTCCAGGGTGGCCAGGACGGCCCGCACCCCCAGGACCCCGATGAAGACGAGGTTGCCGGTGCCCAGGACCCGGCGGAACGCCGATTCCCGGGGATCCGTGACGAAGAGGATCGAGGGGATCGCCATGCACAGCCCCACCCCCAGCGACGTGGCCGCCATGCGGTAGCCGGGGGCGCCCAGGGCGAGGGTCACCAGGTTCATGAGCAGGAGGCCCGAAGCGGAAAGGACGAGGTGGACCCGGCGCGCGGTGGGCCTCTCGATGCGGGCCAGTTCCAGCGCCACCATGGATTCCAGGAAGAAGCCGGCCAGGAGCAGGTTGTTGGCGGCCAGGACGGCGAGGATGCCGGGCAGCACCTCC from Geothrix sp. 21YS21S-2 includes these protein-coding regions:
- a CDS encoding diguanylate cyclase, translated to MTPPLAAIFALDVRTVLVLLFTGNAAMAALIFLFEWFTAESGHRHPLHCYALARLLQSLAWLLMLQREVLPGILAVLAANNLLLAGFFLESMVALELARIERPTARRVHLVLSASGLLLMNLVTLALGAPGYRMAATSLGVGLCMAIPSILFVTDPRESAFRRVLGTGNLVFIGVLGVRAVLATLDSTFNLFSTGLVQSLTFFLLILMMVVGGAVVLLIAKEDADRELRELATQDSLTGLSNRRTFTSQAARVLAYHQRYGLEASVLFIDIDHFKAVNDRHGHAAGDLVIQHLAEVLRRTIREFDLHCRYGGEEFVLLLPNSSLAEGLHVAERIREEVAHAGGVTVPYTVSVGLASSQAQARDPLEDLLARSDAALYRAKKAGRNRVEVDGGS